A single window of Danio rerio strain Tuebingen ecotype United States chromosome 15, GRCz12tu, whole genome shotgun sequence DNA harbors:
- the aipl1 gene encoding aryl-hydrocarbon-interacting protein-like 1, whose product MEDSMILDVEGIKKTILYGGTGAKPKFVTGTKVTFHFRTQLCNDERTVIDDSKKAGMPMEMVIGNMFKLDVWETLLMSMHIGEVAEFWCDVIHTGLYPIVAKSLRRIAVGKDPVDWHIHTCGMANMFAYHSLGYDDLDELQKEPQPLYFVMELLKVQQPSEYDRESWALNDEERLKAVPVLHGQGNKLFKQGRYEDATLKYKEAIMCIKNVQSKEKAWEAPWLKLEKMANTLTLNYCQCLLRMEEYYEVIEHTSDIINQHPGTMKAFYMRGKAHMEVWDETEARNDFMRVLDLDPGMKKTIKKELAVLKMRMEVKNEEDRLKYKGMFAKMASEQDSLELENPDQEIPEQTCQVQDMENPEEAPGEERANSMQKTAEMTLASDPEQTTTAQSCSDNVIPEQPTTQDLTAEQTTIEETAPEQFDTNHTFVVQSDSKEASPSPEPMCLEAQDTESSDHMTPGN is encoded by the exons ATGGAGGACAGCATGATTCTGGATGTTGAGGGGATCAAGAAGACCATCCTGTATGGGGGAACTGGTGCAAAGCCCAAATTTGTGACTGGAACTAAG GTGACGTTTCATTTCCGCACACAGCTCTGCAATGATGAACGTACCGTGATTGATGATAGTAAAAAGGCTGGGATGCCCATGGAAATGGTGATCGGGAACATGTTTAAGCTGGATGTGTGGGAGACGCTGCTCATGTCAATGCATATCGGAGAGGTGGCTGAGTTCTGGTGTGATGTCATC cacaCTGGGCTGTATCCAATAGTAGCCAAGAGTCTGCGACGTATCGCAGTGGGGAAAGATCCAGTGGACTGGCACATTCACACCTGCGGCATGGCCAATATGTTCGCCTACCACAGCCTGGGCTATGATGATCTGGACGAGCTCCAGAAGGAACCACAGCCGCTGTACTTTGTCATGGAGCTTCTCAAG GTACAGCAGCCCAGTGAGTATGACAGAGAGTCGTGGGCTCTGAATGACGAGGAGAGACTGAAAGCGGTACCTGTCCTCCATGGTCAAGGAAACAAGCTCTTCAAACAAGGACGATATGAGGACGCCACACTCAAGTATAAAGAAGCCATTATGTGCATCAAGAATGTACAGTCAAAA GAAAAGGCATGGGAAGCCCCCTGGCTAAAACTGGAGAAAATGGCCAACACGCTCACTTTAAATTACTGTCAGTGTTTGCTGCGCATGGAGGAGTACTATGAGGTCATCGAACACACAAGTGACATCATCAACCAGCACCCTG GGACAATGAAAGCCTTCTATATGCGTGGCAAAGCACACATGGAGGTTTGGGATGAAACCGAAGCCAGAAATGATTTCATGCGGGTGTTGGATCTGGACCCAGGCATGAAAAAGACCATCAAGAAAGAGCTTGCAGTTCTTAAAATGAGAATGGAGGTAAAAAATGAGGAGGACAGGCTGAAGTACAAGGGCATGTTTGCAAAAATGGCAAGCGAGCAGGACTCCCTAGAGCTTGAGAATCCAGACCAAGAGATCCCCGAGCAAACATGTCAAGTACAAGACATGGAAAATCCAGAGGAAGCACCTGGTGAAGAACGAGCAAACTCAATGCAAAAAACTGCAGAGATGACTTTAGCATCAGATCCAGAACAAACAACTACTGCCCAATCATGCTCTGATAATGTGATCCCAGAACAACCAACGACTCAAGATCTGACTGCAGAGCAAACTACCATAGAAGAAACTGCTCCAGAACAGTTCGACACAAATCACACATTTGTGGTGCAATCAGATTCTAAGGAAGCATCACCAAGTCCAGAGCCAATGTGTCTAGAAGCCCAAGATACCGAGTCCTCAGATCATATGACTCCAGGAAACTGA